In the genome of Telluria beijingensis, one region contains:
- a CDS encoding OmpH family outer membrane protein — protein sequence MLKNLIDSLPVGVKPALGASMVLAAVCAAPLAQAQATVSRIGFVYTERLMTDSKMAKSADAKLAAEFSKRQKAVEEMVGKYKEASEKFDAEAPGLTELERPRRARELYNMQKDVERMQREFQEDLQQRKNEERAAIAQKAYKLVEQVAEQEKLDAVLVEAAWVSPRVDITDKILKLLDK from the coding sequence ATGCTGAAAAACCTGATTGACTCGCTACCTGTCGGTGTCAAGCCGGCGCTCGGCGCCTCGATGGTGCTCGCCGCCGTGTGCGCCGCGCCACTGGCCCAGGCGCAGGCGACCGTCAGTCGCATCGGTTTCGTCTATACCGAGCGCCTGATGACCGATTCCAAGATGGCCAAGTCGGCCGATGCCAAGCTGGCCGCCGAGTTCTCGAAGCGCCAGAAGGCGGTCGAGGAGATGGTCGGCAAGTACAAGGAAGCCTCGGAGAAGTTCGATGCCGAGGCGCCCGGCCTGACGGAGCTGGAGCGCCCGCGCCGCGCGCGCGAGCTGTACAACATGCAGAAGGACGTCGAGCGCATGCAGCGCGAGTTCCAGGAAGACCTGCAGCAGCGCAAGAACGAAGAGCGCGCCGCGATCGCGCAAAAGGCCTACAAGCTGGTCGAGCAGGTCGCCGAACAGGAGAAACTCGACGCCGTGCTGGTCGAGGCGGCGTGGGTGAGCCCGCGCGTCGACATCACCGACAAGATCCTGAAGCTGCTCGACAAGTAA
- the lpxA gene encoding acyl-ACP--UDP-N-acetylglucosamine O-acyltransferase: MSKIHSTAIVDPKAELDSSVEVGPYSIIGPNVRIDAGTVVGPHVVIEGHTTIGRDNRFFQFCSIGGAPQDKKWNGEPTRLEVGDRNTVREFVTFNLGTVQDEGVTRVGSDNWISAYVHVAHDCQVGNNTIFSNNAQLAGHVQVGDWAILSGYAGVHQFCKIGAHAFIGMYTSLTQDVPPYVLVSGNPAGARGVNLEGLKRRGFTREQLDGIRSAYKLLYRSNLTLEEAKAALQAEEERLPSAAGDIRLLREFLGTATRGIVR; encoded by the coding sequence ATGAGCAAGATTCATTCGACCGCGATCGTCGATCCGAAGGCGGAGCTGGACAGCTCGGTCGAGGTCGGCCCGTATTCGATCATCGGGCCGAATGTGCGCATCGACGCCGGCACCGTGGTGGGCCCGCACGTGGTCATCGAGGGCCACACGACGATCGGCAGGGACAACAGGTTTTTCCAGTTCTGTTCGATCGGCGGCGCGCCGCAGGACAAGAAGTGGAATGGCGAGCCGACCCGCCTCGAGGTCGGCGACCGCAACACGGTGCGCGAGTTCGTCACCTTCAACCTGGGCACGGTCCAGGACGAGGGCGTGACGCGCGTCGGCAGCGACAACTGGATCTCGGCCTACGTCCACGTGGCGCACGACTGCCAGGTGGGCAACAACACGATCTTCTCGAACAATGCGCAGCTCGCGGGCCATGTGCAGGTGGGCGACTGGGCGATCCTGTCGGGCTATGCCGGCGTGCACCAGTTCTGCAAGATCGGGGCGCATGCCTTCATCGGCATGTACACGAGCCTGACCCAGGACGTGCCGCCGTATGTGCTGGTGTCCGGTAATCCGGCCGGTGCGCGCGGCGTGAATCTCGAGGGCCTGAAGCGGCGCGGGTTTACGCGCGAGCAGCTCGATGGCATCCGCAGCGCCTATAAACTGCTGTACCGCTCGAACCTGACGCTGGAGGAGGCCAAGGCCGCCCTCCAGGCGGAAGAAGAGCGCCTGCCTTCGGCTGCCGGCGATATCCGCCTGCTGCGCGAGTTCCTCGGCACTGCCACCCGTGGCATCGTCCGCTGA
- the rseP gene encoding RIP metalloprotease RseP, with translation MTMLYTVLAFVLALGPLIVIHELGHYLVARACGVKVLRFSVGMGRVVWSRRFGKDQTEWALSALPLGGYVKMLDARDPETAPVNDADLDREFTRQNVWKRIAIVAAGPLANFLLAIGLMAALYMHGVDEPSARLREAPAASEARKAGVRGGDTVVAVNGNAVRSWTELRWQIVHAAVDKADARLELRSAHGGSYSATLPAAVVGQLDVETDVMAELGLDLWRPQPRIEKVMPDGAGQRAGLQDGDLVLRMGGEPVVDGIAFIEAVRAAPGKPLALEVERAGRPVAVTLTLTPEPDANGRGVIKAMVAQAPDMVTVSSGPIEAMVRGAERTWETSVMTLKMIWKMITGEASWKNVTGPITIADYAGQTARIGLVSYLQFIAFISISLGVMNLLPIPVLDGGHLLYYSLEVLTGRPLPPRVGEFAQRAGVGLLFMLMALAVFNDLVRLL, from the coding sequence ATGACCATGCTTTATACCGTGCTGGCCTTCGTGCTGGCGCTCGGTCCCCTGATCGTGATCCACGAACTGGGTCACTACCTGGTGGCGCGCGCCTGCGGCGTCAAGGTGCTGCGCTTCTCGGTCGGCATGGGCCGCGTGGTCTGGTCGCGCCGTTTCGGCAAGGACCAGACCGAATGGGCGCTGTCCGCGCTGCCGCTGGGCGGCTACGTCAAGATGCTCGATGCGCGCGACCCCGAGACCGCGCCCGTGAACGATGCCGACCTGGATCGCGAGTTCACGCGCCAGAACGTCTGGAAGCGGATCGCCATCGTGGCCGCCGGCCCGCTGGCCAACTTCCTGCTCGCGATCGGCCTGATGGCCGCGCTGTATATGCATGGCGTGGACGAACCGTCGGCGCGCCTGCGCGAAGCGCCGGCCGCCTCCGAGGCGCGCAAGGCCGGCGTGCGCGGCGGCGATACGGTGGTGGCCGTGAACGGCAATGCCGTGCGCTCGTGGACCGAATTGCGCTGGCAGATCGTGCACGCGGCGGTCGACAAGGCCGACGCCCGCCTCGAGCTGCGCAGCGCCCACGGCGGAAGCTATAGCGCGACCCTGCCGGCGGCGGTGGTCGGCCAACTGGACGTCGAGACCGACGTGATGGCCGAACTGGGCCTGGACCTGTGGCGCCCGCAGCCGCGCATCGAGAAGGTGATGCCGGATGGGGCAGGGCAGCGCGCCGGCCTGCAGGACGGCGACCTGGTGCTGCGCATGGGTGGCGAGCCGGTGGTGGACGGCATCGCCTTCATCGAGGCGGTGCGCGCCGCGCCCGGCAAGCCGCTGGCGCTGGAAGTCGAACGGGCAGGGCGGCCGGTGGCGGTGACCCTGACCCTGACCCCGGAACCGGACGCGAACGGCCGCGGCGTGATCAAGGCCATGGTGGCGCAGGCGCCGGACATGGTCACCGTCAGTTCCGGCCCGATCGAGGCCATGGTGCGCGGCGCGGAACGGACCTGGGAAACCAGCGTGATGACGCTGAAAATGATCTGGAAAATGATTACCGGAGAAGCGTCGTGGAAGAATGTGACCGGTCCCATTACCATCGCCGATTATGCCGGACAGACTGCAAGAATAGGTCTCGTGAGCTATTTACAGTTCATCGCCTTTATTAGTATCAGCTTAGGCGTAATGAATTTGTTACCAATTCCGGTTCTGGATGGGGGCCATTTACTGTATTATTCGCTGGAAGTTTTGACCGGGCGTCCCCTTCCACCGCGCGTCGGCGAGTTCGCGCAGCGCGCCGGGGTCGGCCTGCTGTTCATGCTGATGGCGCTCGCCGTCTTCAATGACCTGGTGCGGCTGCTCTAG
- a CDS encoding TrmH family RNA methyltransferase, protein MKTITSRDNAFYKDLKSLATSSQARRKAGQSLLDGVHLCQSWLDLRGAPRHCVVSEGALGNDEVRAIVLRCEDRHAPVTALPDALFNAVSQVEHGVHLLFVIDSPQPASAPGLHGPSVLLDGVQDPGNVGSILRSAAAAGIKQVYCSPGTAFCWSPKVLRAAMGAHFVLEIFEQVELAPLVRAATVPVLATSGYAAERLYAMDLRQPVAWVLGHEGQGVSDELLSLATHRVAVPHAGQVESLNVAACAAVCFFEGLRQQQM, encoded by the coding sequence ATGAAAACCATCACCTCGCGCGACAACGCGTTCTATAAAGACCTGAAAAGCCTCGCCACCAGCTCGCAGGCGCGGCGCAAGGCCGGGCAAAGCCTGCTCGACGGCGTGCACCTGTGCCAGAGCTGGCTCGACCTGCGCGGCGCGCCGCGCCACTGCGTGGTGTCCGAAGGAGCGCTCGGCAATGACGAGGTGCGGGCCATCGTCTTGCGCTGTGAAGACCGGCATGCGCCGGTGACGGCGCTGCCGGACGCGCTGTTCAACGCCGTCAGCCAGGTCGAGCATGGCGTGCACCTGCTGTTCGTGATCGATTCGCCGCAGCCCGCGAGCGCGCCGGGCCTGCACGGCCCCAGCGTGCTGCTGGACGGCGTGCAGGATCCGGGCAACGTCGGCTCGATCCTGCGCAGCGCCGCGGCGGCCGGCATCAAGCAGGTCTACTGCAGCCCCGGCACCGCCTTCTGCTGGTCGCCCAAGGTACTGCGCGCGGCGATGGGCGCGCACTTCGTGCTGGAGATTTTCGAGCAGGTGGAACTGGCGCCGCTGGTGCGCGCTGCGACCGTGCCGGTGCTGGCCACCAGCGGCTACGCGGCCGAGCGGCTGTATGCGATGGACTTGCGCCAGCCGGTGGCCTGGGTGCTGGGCCACGAAGGGCAGGGCGTCTCCGACGAATTGCTGTCCCTGGCCACGCACCGGGTCGCGGTGCCGCATGCGGGCCAGGTGGAGTCGCTCAACGTCGCGGCCTGCGCCGCGGTGTGCTTCTTCGAGGGGCTGCGCCAGCAGCAGATGTAG
- the rnhB gene encoding ribonuclease HII yields MSKKKVNLYPGLPKRLRPFTDLDIVCGVDEAGRGPLAGPVYAAAVILDPRRPIEGLRDSKKLTEARRDELAPLIREHALAWAVAECSCEEIDSINILQATMLAMRRAVEALHTVPTLALIDGNRCPQMDVRAHAIVEGDDKVNAISAASILAKTARDAALVRLHALYPQYGFDQHKGYGTPLHLERLRAHGPSPAHRRSFAPVRNLLQVDLFDMTIAA; encoded by the coding sequence ATGAGCAAGAAGAAAGTCAACCTGTATCCCGGCCTGCCCAAGCGGCTGCGGCCCTTCACCGATCTCGACATCGTATGCGGCGTCGACGAGGCCGGTCGCGGGCCGCTGGCCGGCCCGGTGTATGCGGCCGCCGTGATCCTCGATCCGCGCCGTCCGATCGAGGGCTTGCGCGACTCGAAAAAGCTGACCGAGGCGCGGCGCGACGAGCTGGCTCCCTTGATTCGCGAGCATGCGCTGGCCTGGGCCGTGGCCGAATGCTCGTGCGAAGAAATCGACAGCATCAACATCCTGCAGGCGACCATGCTGGCGATGCGGCGCGCGGTGGAGGCGTTGCACACGGTGCCGACCCTGGCCCTGATCGACGGCAACCGCTGCCCGCAGATGGACGTGCGCGCGCATGCGATCGTGGAGGGCGACGACAAGGTCAACGCCATCTCGGCCGCCTCGATCCTGGCCAAGACGGCGCGCGACGCCGCGCTGGTGCGCCTGCACGCCCTGTACCCGCAATACGGTTTCGACCAGCACAAGGGCTACGGCACGCCGCTGCACCTGGAGCGCCTGCGCGCGCACGGCCCGTCGCCGGCGCACCGCCGTTCGTTCGCGCCGGTGCGCAACCTGCTGCAGGTCGACCTGTTCGACATGACCATCGCCGCATGA
- the ispC gene encoding 1-deoxy-D-xylulose-5-phosphate reductoisomerase: MQGITILGATGSIGASTLDVVARHPDRYRVYALSAHARVEELAACCRQFRPQRAVVGSPDAARQLAALIADLPTSVEYGEQALCEIASSPDTDIVMAAIVGAAGLAPTLAAARAGKKILLANKEALVMSGQLFMDAVREHKATLLPVDSEHNAIFQALPATYARVPGASGVSKILLTASGGPFLNREVHTLEHVTPDEACKHPNWVMGRKISVDSATMMNKGLEVIEAHWLFGAPADLIEVVIHPQSVIHSMVSYVDGSVLAQLGNPDMRTPIANALAYPERIDSGVAQLDLTAMAALQFLKPDFERFPCLALAFDALRAGGTAPALLNAANEVAVQAFLERRIGFRDIDRVVGQVLDDVPHGPAPSIEAVLAQDALARTAANDLVATIAARLQG; encoded by the coding sequence ATGCAAGGCATTACCATTCTCGGCGCCACCGGTTCGATCGGCGCCTCGACCCTCGACGTCGTGGCGCGCCACCCGGACCGCTATCGCGTGTACGCACTCAGCGCGCACGCGCGCGTGGAAGAACTGGCCGCCTGCTGCCGCCAGTTCCGCCCGCAGCGCGCGGTGGTCGGCAGCCCTGACGCCGCCCGCCAGCTGGCGGCCCTGATCGCCGACCTGCCGACCAGCGTCGAATATGGCGAACAGGCGCTGTGCGAGATCGCCTCCAGCCCCGACACCGACATCGTGATGGCCGCCATCGTCGGCGCCGCCGGCCTGGCGCCGACGCTCGCCGCGGCGCGCGCCGGCAAGAAGATCCTGCTGGCCAACAAGGAAGCGCTGGTGATGTCGGGCCAGCTGTTCATGGACGCCGTGCGCGAGCACAAGGCGACCCTGCTGCCGGTCGACAGCGAACACAACGCGATCTTCCAGGCGCTGCCGGCGACGTATGCGCGGGTGCCGGGCGCCTCCGGCGTGTCGAAGATCCTGCTGACTGCGTCCGGCGGCCCGTTCCTCAATCGCGAGGTTCACACCCTGGAGCATGTCACCCCGGACGAAGCCTGCAAGCACCCGAACTGGGTCATGGGCCGCAAGATTTCCGTCGACTCGGCGACCATGATGAACAAGGGCCTCGAAGTGATCGAGGCCCACTGGCTGTTCGGCGCGCCGGCCGACCTGATCGAGGTCGTGATTCACCCGCAAAGCGTGATCCACTCGATGGTGTCCTACGTCGACGGCTCGGTGCTGGCCCAGCTGGGCAACCCGGACATGCGCACCCCGATCGCCAATGCGCTCGCGTATCCGGAGCGGATCGACTCGGGCGTGGCCCAGCTCGACCTGACCGCGATGGCGGCGCTGCAGTTCCTGAAGCCCGACTTCGAGCGCTTCCCGTGCCTGGCACTCGCTTTTGATGCGCTGCGCGCCGGCGGCACCGCGCCCGCGCTGCTGAACGCGGCCAACGAGGTGGCGGTACAGGCCTTCCTCGAGCGCCGTATCGGTTTCCGCGATATCGACCGTGTCGTCGGCCAGGTGCTGGACGACGTGCCGCACGGCCCGGCGCCGTCGATCGAGGCGGTGCTGGCCCAGGACGCGCTGGCGCGCACCGCCGCCAATGATCTCGTCGCGACCATCGCGGCGCGCCTGCAGGGCTGA
- the lpxD gene encoding UDP-3-O-(3-hydroxymyristoyl)glucosamine N-acyltransferase: MGIRLGDLVERFGGQLVGNPDLEVQAIAPLDTAGASHISFLSNSKLRALAAQSQAAALILSPLDDPTVAATYEGARIVTTNPYAYFARAAQYFVSLSERAPAAGVHPSAVVHPGATVDPTAHVGPHATIEDGAVIGAHVVIDAGCFVGREAVIGEHTHLFANVTFHARCRIGKRGILHSGAVIGTDGFGFAVEAGVYIKIPQTGRVLIGDDVDIGANTTIDRGALDDTVIEDGVKLDNQIQIGHNCRIGAHTAMAGCVGVAGSAKIGSRCTFGGAAMVLGHLEIADNVHISSGSMVSRSVLEPGQYTGFYPLAKNAEWERSAAIVRNLDSMRAKIRTLEKTIRNLTEQK, encoded by the coding sequence ATGGGCATTCGACTGGGCGATTTGGTCGAGCGCTTCGGCGGACAGCTGGTGGGCAACCCGGACCTCGAGGTCCAGGCCATTGCCCCCCTGGACACGGCCGGCGCTTCGCACATCAGCTTCCTCAGCAACAGCAAGCTGCGCGCACTGGCCGCGCAGAGCCAGGCCGCGGCACTCATCCTGTCGCCGCTGGACGACCCGACGGTGGCCGCGACCTATGAAGGCGCGCGCATCGTCACCACCAACCCCTACGCCTACTTCGCCCGCGCGGCGCAGTATTTCGTGTCGCTGAGCGAGCGCGCGCCGGCGGCCGGCGTGCATCCCAGCGCGGTGGTGCACCCTGGCGCCACGGTCGATCCGACCGCCCACGTCGGGCCGCACGCGACGATCGAGGACGGCGCCGTGATCGGCGCCCACGTGGTGATCGATGCCGGCTGCTTCGTCGGCCGCGAGGCCGTGATCGGCGAGCACACCCACCTGTTCGCGAACGTGACCTTCCATGCGCGCTGCCGCATCGGCAAGCGCGGCATCCTGCATTCGGGCGCCGTGATCGGCACCGACGGCTTCGGCTTCGCGGTGGAGGCGGGCGTGTACATCAAGATCCCGCAGACCGGCCGCGTGCTGATCGGCGACGACGTCGACATCGGTGCCAACACCACGATCGACCGCGGCGCGCTGGACGATACCGTGATCGAAGATGGCGTGAAACTCGACAACCAGATCCAGATCGGCCACAACTGCCGCATCGGCGCGCATACCGCGATGGCCGGCTGCGTCGGCGTGGCCGGCAGCGCCAAGATCGGCAGCCGCTGCACCTTCGGCGGCGCGGCCATGGTGCTGGGCCACCTCGAGATCGCCGACAACGTCCATATCTCCTCGGGCAGCATGGTGTCGCGCTCGGTGCTCGAACCGGGCCAGTACACCGGCTTCTACCCGCTGGCCAAGAACGCCGAGTGGGAGCGCAGCGCCGCGATCGTGCGCAACCTCGATTCGATGCGCGCCAAGATCCGCACGCTCGAGAAAACCATCAGAAACCTGACAGAACAAAAATGA
- the bamA gene encoding outer membrane protein assembly factor BamA, whose translation MKSQPDRFALPFIRRSLIGAAVLAMCAGNALAVNPFVVKDIRVEGIQRTEAGTVFSYLPVRVGETFDDAKASSAIKALYATGFFKDIRLEEENGVLVVLVEERPAISSVDFTGTKEFEKDMLVKALSEIGVAQTRIFDKASVDRAEQELKRQYLSHGLYGVKITTTVTPIERNRVTIMFNVDEGEVAKIKGINIVGNKAFSDKQLRQLLELRPSGWFTWYSKADQYSKQKLTGDLETIKSWYLNHGYLEANVESTQVSITPDKRDIYLTLNVTEGEQYTVSSVKLEGEMFGREEELKDLIVLQPGKTYVGDLQEATNKLISDRLGTFGYAFANVTANPELDREKREVAFTFFVDPGKRAYVRHMNISGNTVTRDEVIRREFRQFESSWYDANRVKLSRDRVDRLGYFKDVKVETPESPGTSDQVDVNIAVEEKPTGNFMIGGAFSQSEKFTFTASISQANFAGSGNTVGIELNTSKYNRTIAFSQTNPYFTDDGISRAFSLYLRTSRPPALNIGSYTVRQMGGNLTFGVPFSESDTVYFGAGLERTELETDQTSPTIYQTFVRQNGGPESGIGKATTNAIPLTAAWGRDTRDSAVTPTRGRYQRANFEIDALGDAKYYRAVYEHQWWKPLTRWMTLALRGELDYGKGIGGSAYPVFKNFYAGGIGSVRGYESSSLGVVDPRYYDAIGGSKRIIANAELQFPFPGSGTDRSLRWFTFVDGGQVFQEDAKIRLNEFRYSAGIGLSWISPVGPLKLSYAKPLNSLPGDRLERFQFQMGTGF comes from the coding sequence ATGAAATCACAACCAGATCGTTTTGCCCTGCCGTTCATTCGTCGCAGCTTGATCGGCGCGGCCGTGCTGGCCATGTGCGCCGGCAATGCGCTGGCCGTCAACCCGTTCGTCGTCAAGGATATCCGGGTCGAAGGCATCCAGCGGACGGAAGCAGGCACCGTGTTCAGCTATCTGCCGGTGCGCGTGGGCGAGACCTTCGACGATGCCAAGGCATCGAGCGCGATCAAGGCACTGTACGCGACCGGCTTCTTCAAGGACATCCGCCTCGAGGAAGAAAACGGCGTGCTGGTGGTGCTGGTCGAGGAGCGGCCCGCCATTTCGTCGGTCGACTTCACCGGCACCAAGGAATTCGAGAAGGACATGCTGGTCAAGGCGCTGTCCGAGATCGGCGTGGCCCAGACCCGCATCTTCGACAAGGCCTCGGTCGACCGCGCCGAACAGGAACTGAAGCGCCAGTACCTGTCGCATGGCCTGTACGGCGTCAAGATCACCACCACCGTGACCCCGATCGAGCGCAACCGCGTGACGATCATGTTCAACGTCGACGAGGGCGAGGTCGCCAAGATCAAGGGCATCAATATCGTCGGCAACAAGGCCTTCAGCGACAAGCAGCTGCGCCAGCTGCTCGAACTGCGCCCGTCGGGCTGGTTCACCTGGTACTCGAAGGCCGACCAGTATTCGAAGCAGAAGCTGACCGGCGACCTGGAGACCATCAAGTCCTGGTACCTGAACCACGGCTACCTCGAGGCCAATGTCGAATCGACGCAGGTCTCGATCACGCCCGATAAGCGCGACATCTACCTGACCCTCAACGTCACCGAGGGCGAGCAGTACACCGTTTCGAGCGTCAAGCTCGAAGGCGAGATGTTCGGCCGCGAAGAGGAGCTCAAGGACCTGATCGTGCTCCAGCCGGGCAAGACCTATGTGGGCGACCTGCAGGAAGCGACCAACAAGCTGATCTCGGACCGCCTGGGCACCTTCGGCTACGCCTTCGCCAACGTGACGGCCAATCCGGAACTCGACCGCGAGAAACGCGAAGTGGCGTTCACCTTCTTCGTCGATCCGGGCAAGCGCGCCTATGTGCGCCACATGAACATCTCGGGCAATACGGTCACGCGCGACGAGGTGATCCGCCGCGAATTCCGCCAGTTCGAAAGCTCGTGGTACGACGCGAACCGCGTGAAGCTCTCGCGCGACCGCGTCGACCGCCTGGGTTACTTCAAGGACGTGAAGGTCGAGACGCCGGAGTCGCCAGGCACCTCGGACCAGGTCGACGTGAACATCGCGGTCGAAGAAAAACCGACCGGTAACTTCATGATCGGCGGCGCGTTCTCGCAGTCCGAGAAGTTCACCTTCACCGCGTCGATCTCGCAGGCTAACTTCGCCGGCAGCGGCAACACGGTCGGCATCGAACTGAACACCAGCAAGTACAACCGCACGATCGCGTTCTCGCAGACCAATCCGTACTTCACGGACGACGGCATCTCGCGCGCGTTCTCGCTGTACCTGCGCACCTCGCGTCCGCCGGCACTGAACATCGGCTCGTACACCGTGCGCCAGATGGGCGGCAACCTGACCTTCGGCGTGCCGTTCTCCGAATCCGACACCGTCTACTTCGGCGCCGGCCTGGAACGCACCGAGCTGGAAACCGACCAGACCTCGCCGACCATTTACCAGACCTTCGTGCGCCAGAACGGCGGCCCGGAGAGCGGCATCGGCAAGGCGACCACGAATGCGATCCCGCTGACCGCGGCCTGGGGGCGCGACACCCGCGACAGCGCCGTGACCCCGACCCGCGGCCGCTACCAGCGCGCCAACTTCGAGATCGATGCGCTGGGCGACGCCAAGTACTATCGCGCCGTGTACGAGCACCAGTGGTGGAAACCGCTGACCCGCTGGATGACCTTGGCCCTGCGCGGCGAGCTCGATTACGGCAAGGGCATCGGCGGCAGCGCCTACCCGGTGTTCAAGAACTTCTACGCGGGCGGCATCGGTTCGGTGCGCGGCTACGAGAGCTCGTCGCTGGGCGTGGTCGATCCGCGCTACTACGATGCGATCGGCGGCTCGAAACGCATCATCGCCAACGCCGAGCTGCAGTTCCCGTTCCCGGGCAGCGGCACCGACCGCAGCCTGCGCTGGTTCACCTTCGTCGATGGCGGCCAGGTGTTCCAGGAAGACGCGAAGATCCGCCTCAACGAGTTCCGCTACTCGGCCGGTATCGGCCTGTCCTGGATTTCTCCGGTGGGCCCGCTCAAGTTGAGTTATGCTAAGCCGCTGAATTCGCTGCCGGGCGACCGCCTGGAGCGCTTCCAGTTCCAGATGGGCACAGGCTTCTAA
- the lpxB gene encoding lipid-A-disaccharide synthase: protein MASSADISLALVAGEASGDMLAARLLAGLRPHLPDARFHGIGGPRMIEQGFVSEVPMDTLTVRGLFEVIPRYPELKRIQNGLRDRLLLERPAAFIGADYPGFNLGLEEQLRSAGIPTVHFIGPQIWAWRGGRIKKIQRAVSHMLVIFPFEEAIYREAGVPVTYIGHPLAETIPLVPDVAAARRALGLAADARVVTVMPGSRMGELKYLAEPYVRAVKLLAAKDSGLKFVVPMVGERQRAYFDEIVVKAGLQDVELMVTAAGSHTAIAAADAVLVASGTATLEVALFKKPMVIAYKVMAASYAIMRHMGYQPWIGLPNILARAFLVPELIQHAATPEAMADAVWAQLQDAPGRERLAARFLEMHHSLLRDSARMSAEAVLNVIGRAPLARER, encoded by the coding sequence GTGGCATCGTCCGCTGATATTTCACTGGCCCTGGTAGCCGGCGAGGCATCCGGCGACATGCTTGCCGCGCGCCTGCTGGCCGGGCTGCGGCCGCACTTGCCGGATGCGCGTTTCCACGGCATCGGCGGGCCGCGCATGATCGAGCAGGGTTTCGTGAGCGAGGTCCCGATGGACACGCTCACGGTGCGCGGCCTGTTCGAAGTCATTCCCCGCTACCCCGAACTGAAACGCATCCAGAACGGCTTGCGCGATCGGCTTTTGCTTGAAAGGCCGGCCGCCTTCATCGGCGCCGACTACCCTGGCTTTAACCTGGGCCTGGAAGAGCAGCTGCGTTCTGCCGGCATCCCGACCGTGCACTTCATCGGGCCGCAGATCTGGGCCTGGCGCGGTGGACGGATCAAGAAGATCCAGCGCGCCGTGTCGCACATGCTGGTGATCTTCCCGTTCGAGGAAGCGATCTATCGCGAGGCGGGCGTGCCGGTGACGTATATCGGGCATCCGCTGGCCGAGACCATTCCGCTGGTTCCCGACGTGGCGGCGGCGCGCCGTGCGCTGGGCCTGGCGGCCGATGCGCGCGTTGTGACGGTGATGCCGGGCAGCCGCATGGGCGAGCTGAAGTACCTGGCCGAGCCCTATGTCCGCGCGGTCAAGCTGCTCGCCGCGAAGGATTCCGGCCTGAAGTTCGTGGTGCCGATGGTCGGTGAGCGCCAGCGCGCCTACTTCGACGAGATCGTGGTCAAGGCTGGCTTGCAGGACGTCGAGCTGATGGTGACCGCTGCCGGCTCGCACACGGCGATCGCGGCCGCCGACGCGGTGCTGGTCGCTTCCGGCACCGCGACCCTGGAAGTGGCGCTGTTCAAGAAGCCGATGGTGATCGCCTATAAAGTGATGGCGGCGTCGTATGCGATCATGCGCCATATGGGCTACCAGCCCTGGATCGGCTTGCCGAACATCCTGGCGCGCGCATTCCTGGTGCCGGAACTGATCCAGCATGCGGCCACGCCCGAGGCGATGGCCGACGCCGTGTGGGCCCAACTGCAGGATGCGCCGGGCCGCGAGCGGCTGGCCGCGCGCTTTCTCGAGATGCACCACAGCCTGCTACGCGACAGTGCACGCATGAGTGCGGAGGCAGTATTGAACGTGATTGGCCGCGCGCCGCTGGCGCGCGAGCGTTGA
- the fabZ gene encoding 3-hydroxyacyl-ACP dehydratase FabZ, with protein MTTPENKTLDITQIKEYLPHRYPLLLVDRVLDVELGKRIVAIKNVTANEEFFNGHFPHKPVMPGVLMIEAMAQTAAILSFMTMNVKPDENSVVYFVGIDNARFKRPVEPGDQLRMEVEILRVARGIWKYKAVATVDGKVAVEGELMCTIRGAAEATMKGPEGAAQ; from the coding sequence ATGACTACTCCGGAAAACAAGACCCTCGACATCACCCAGATCAAGGAATACCTGCCGCACCGCTATCCGCTGCTGCTGGTCGACCGCGTGCTGGACGTCGAACTGGGCAAGCGCATCGTCGCCATCAAGAACGTCACCGCCAACGAAGAATTCTTCAACGGCCACTTCCCGCACAAGCCGGTGATGCCGGGCGTGCTGATGATCGAGGCGATGGCGCAGACCGCGGCCATCCTGTCGTTCATGACCATGAATGTCAAGCCGGACGAGAACTCGGTGGTGTACTTCGTCGGCATCGACAATGCGCGCTTCAAGCGTCCGGTGGAGCCGGGCGACCAGCTGCGCATGGAAGTCGAGATCCTGCGCGTGGCGCGCGGCATCTGGAAGTACAAGGCGGTGGCGACCGTCGACGGCAAGGTGGCGGTCGAAGGTGAGCTGATGTGCACCATCCGCGGCGCCGCCGAAGCCACCATGAAGGGGCCGGAAGGCGCGGCGCAGTAA